The genome window ACCCGTTTGGCGATTACCTAACCTGTAAGGAAAAGGACGATGAGCAAGAAATTCACCCAGATTGCATCCGGCATAGCCGCGACGTTCCTCATTTCACTCGCCTCTCCGGCCGCACATTCCGAGCCCCTCACCACTGCCACAACAGCAGCGGTAAATGAAGATAAAACCGCAATCCCCCAGAACACAGACAGCAAAACCCATACTACTCACCCCACCAAGGAGACCACCGGGTTCCGGGATTCCTATGGTAAAGCAATCACCGGAAAACGATGTACCTAGTGCCCCCAGGTGGAACAGTCAGGCTCGATCCTGCCGGGGTTGAAGATGAAATTCTATTTGCCGCAAGGAGCTAAAAATGGACAGCAAATTTAAAGATCCCAAAACCGCAGCAACTGCCGTACTATCCGTCATCGCCGGAGTCCTCGCATACTGCTTCCTCATCGCCCCAGCCTTTGCCGATACCCCTTATTGGGATACCGCCTCACAGCAATTCATGGATAAGGGTATTGGTTACTCGATCATAGCCCTAGCGCTTGGAGCAATCTGGCTGACAGCCATTTTCTTCTCAAAGAAAAAGGAAGCCAAATAGAATGAGCCCTATGCGCGGACTCCTCGCGCATAGGCCTCATTTTCTTACCCACATCCCCATATGAAAACGTGCCACCGGGGCACCCCAACCCCGGCGGCACACCCTCATAGAGTAGGACCTAGTCCGCGTCATACTCCCAGTTCAGGGAGCGCTTCACGGCACGCTGCCACTCCCCATACAGGGCGTCCACCTGCTCTTGGTCCATCGCGGGCTTCCACACGGTGGTGGCGTCCTTATCCTGACGCAGCACGTCCAGGCTGTCCCAGTACCCCACGGAGATGCCGGCGGCCAGGGCCGCGCCGGTGGCGGTGGTCTCGATATTCTTGGGCCGCACCACGTTGGTGCCCAGGATGTCCGCCTGGAACTGCATGAGCAGTTCGTTCATGGTCATGCCACCGTCCACGCGCAGGTCGGTGATCTCCACGCCGGAGTCGGCCACCATCGCGTCGGCCACCTCGCGGGTCTGGTAGGCGGTGGCCTCCAGCACGGCGCGGGCCAGGTGCTTGCGGTTGGCAAAGCGGGTCAGGCCTACGATGACGCCGCGGGCGTCGGGCCGCCAGTGCGGGGCAAAGAGCCCGGAGAAGGCGGGGACGATGTACACGCCACCGTTATCGGGCACCTCGCGGGCGAGGTTTTCGATCTGCCCGGAGTTAGGGATGATCTGGAGGTTATCGCGCAGCCACTGCACCAGGGAGCCGCCCATGGAAACGGAACCCTCCAGGGCGTAGACGGGGCGCTCGCCCTCGATTTGGAAACACACGGTGGTGATCAGGCCGTTATCGCTCCACTTGGGCGTGGTGCCGGTGTTGAGGAGCAGGAATAGGCCGGTGCCGTAGGTGTTCTTGGCGTCGCCGGGGCGGAAGCAGCCCTGGCCGAACATGGCGGCCTGCTGGTCGCCCAGGACGGCGCGGATCGGCACGCCGGGCAGGGAGCCGCGGGCGCGGACCTTGCGGAAGTCGCCCAGGGAGGGGCGGATTTCCGGGAGCATGGACATGGGAATGTCCATGGCCTTGCACAGCTCGGGGTCCCATTGCAGGGTCTCCAGGTCCATCAGGAGGGTGCGCGAGGCGTTGGTGACGTCGGTGGCGTGGACGGCGGGCTCGCCCTCATCGCCCTCGGCGCCGCCGGTGAGGTTCCACAGCAGCCAGGTGTCGATGGTGCCAAAGAGGAGGTCGCCGGCCTCGGCGCGCTCGCGCGCCCCCTCCACGTTGTCCAGGATCCACTTGATCTTGGGCCCGGAGGGGTAGGAGTTGATGCGCAGGCCGGTGGTCTTGCGCCAGCGATCGGGGCCCTCCTCGCCGGAGAGTTCCACGCAGAGGTCGCTGGTACGGGTGTCCTGCCACACGATCGCGTTGTACACCGGCTCGCCGGTGTTTTTGTCCCAGACGATGGTGGTCTCGCGCTGGTTGGTGATGCCCACGGCGGTGATGTCGTGGCTGGCCACGTCACTGTCCGCGAGCGCGCTGCCCACGGCGCGGCGGGTGTTGTCCCAGATCTCGATGGGATCGTGCTCCACCCAGCCCTTTTGGGGGAAGATCTGCTCGTGCTCGAACTGCCCCGAGGCCACCTGGTTGCCGTCGTGGTCGAAGATGATGCAGCGCGTCGAGGTCGTGCCCTGGTCGATGGCCGCAACGTATTTGCTCTGGCTCATTTGGTTCACTTGCTCCGTTGTGTCTATCCGCATTGTTCTATACAACTAAGCCCCCGCGAGGGGGCCGTCGTTACTGCTACTGCGCTTCGCGCAGCGCCCTGTCTCTCCTTACGTACTCTAGCGATCTCTAGAGCGCGGCGAGCAGACCCACCGCCACGGCCGCCAGCATGGGGCCCGCCACGGGCACCCAGGCGTAACCCCAGTTGGGGTCACCCTTGCCGGGGATCGGCAGCAGGAAGGCGTAGGCCAGGCGGGGGCCGAAGTCACGCACCGGGTTCAGGGCGTAACCCGTGGGGGTACCCAGGGACATGCCGATGGCCACGATCACAAAGGCCACACCGAAGTAGGTCAGCGGGCCGAGTTCGCCGCCGGTGGGGCCGAAGGCAATGAAGATCAGCAGCACCGAGGTGGCGATGAACTCCGTGACGGTGTTCCAAGCGTTGTTCGGCTCGGCGGGAGCGGTGAAGAACACGCTGCTGCCCACGTTCTTGTTAGCTCCGGTGACGTTGCCCTGTTCGTCGAGGTTGTTGGCGTCGAAAAGCTGCTTGAACGCAGCCCAGGCCAACACCGCGCCGAAGATGGCTCCCAGGAGTTGTCCGCCCACGTATGCGGGCACCAGCGACCAGGACACCGCACCCTTGATCGCCAGCATGACGGTGACGGCCGGGTTGAGGTGTCCGCCGGAGACATCGGCCACGCTGGCGCCCACGTAGACCGCCATGCCCCAGCCAAAGGCGATGAGCACCCAGCCGGTGCCTTTACCGCCGGAGGTGCGCAGCGCGTTCACCGCGCACACGCCGTTGCCCAGGAGCAACAGCAGGGTGGTTCCAAGGAACTCCCATAGGAAAGCGTCAGTAGCAGTAAGCATCAGTCCTCCACCGAAGTGTCAATTGCTTGTCGGGAATCGGCAGCCTCGGTGACGATCGTGTTTGCGTCCTCATCCGTGAGTGCCTTCTCTGCTGCGAGCTCGGCTTCAATGCGCTCGCGGAAGGTGGCGATTTCCTTCGCCTTGGTGTCCTCGTCCCAACCCAGCACGGGAGCGATGAGGTCAGCCACGGCCTCGGCAGAGTCAAGACCACGATGAGAATACTCCATGACCACGCGCAGGCGGCGGCCCAGCACATCCTCCAGGTGCAGCGCGCCCTCGTGGGTGACGGCGTAGAGCACCTCGGCATTGAGGTAACCCGGCGCGGCCGCCACGGTATCCAGCAGGCTCTTATCCTCGGCGGCCGGGGCCAGCACCTCCTCGAAGAGGGAGCCGTAGCGGCCCAGCAGGTGCTCGATCTGCTTCTCGCTCAGCCCGTGGCGCGCGGCCAGGGTGGGCACCTGATTGGCCAGGGCGTGGTAGCCATCCGCGCCCAGGATCGGGGTTTGATCCGTCACGGACTCGGAAACTTGCTTGTGTACGTCCTGAAGCGCCAGGTCCACGGCATCCTTGCCGATCACGCGGTAGGTGGTGTACTTGCCACCGGCCACGGAGACCAGGCCGGGCACGCTGCGGGCCACGGCGTGATTGCGCGAGAGGTTGGTGGTGGAGTCCGAGCTGCCCTCCAGCAGGGGGCGCAGGCCGGAGTACACGCCCACGATGTCCGAGTGGGTGATCTGGCGGCGCACGCGCTTGTTCACCTCGGTGAGGATGTAATCAATATCCGCGCGGGTAGGGGCGGGATCGGGCTTGCTCAGCGTCTTGGCCCAGTCCGTGTCCGTGGTGCCGATGATCCAGTAATCGCCCCAGGGCATGACAAAGAGCACGGACTTCTCGGTGACGAAGGTCAGGGCGGAATCGGCCTCCAGCACGTTCTTGGGCACCACGATGTGTACGCCCTTGGAGGCGTGCACGGAGAACTTGCCCTTGGTGCCCGCCATCTTCTCGATCTCGTCGTTCCACACGCCGGTGGCGTTGATGAACACGGAGCCGCGAATGGTGGTCTCCGCGCCGGTATCGGTATCGCGCAGGCGGGCGGACACCACGCGGCCGTTAATCTTGTCCAGGCCGGTGACCTGGGTGGAGGTGCGCACCACGGCGCCGTACTCGGCGGCGGTGCGCAGCACCATCATGGTGTGGCGGGCATCGTCCACCTGGGTGTCGTAGTAGCGCACGCCGCCCACCACGGCGTCCTCGCGCAGGCCGGGATTGCGCTTGAGCACGCTGGAGCGGGTGAGGTGCTTCTGCATGGGAACGGACTTTGCGCCGCCCATGAGGTCATACAGGGTGAAGCCGCCGAACATCATCACGCGCTCCCACAGGCGGTGGGTGAGCGGGAAGATGAAGCGCAACGGCTTGACCAGGTGCGGGGCCAGAGTGGACATGTTCAGCTCGCGCTCGCGCAGGGACTCCGCCACCAGGCGGAAATCGAACATCGCCAGGTAGCGCAGGCCGCCGTGGAACATCTTGGAGGAGCGGGAGGAGGTACCGGCGGCGAAGTCGCGGGTCTCCACCACGGCGACCTTCAGACCACGGGTGGCGGCATCGACGGCAGCGCCCGCGCCCACGGAGCCGCCGCCGATGATTACGACGTCAAACTCCTCCTCGCCAAAGCGCCGCCAGGCGTTCTCGTAGGATTCGGGATTAAAAGTCTGCTTGCTTGTGGAAGCCATTGGTAGTAGTTCTACCCCTCTCTTCACGGTCGGCTATCGCTCGTGTTTTACGGCTTCACAGTAGCAAAAAGGCAGGGCAATACCGCTTGTCCAAAATGTCCACATTATGGTTTTGACCTGCGGAGTATGCGCTTTGCTCGGGGGTAGTTAGGCCTCCGGCTCCGCCTCCTGGGCCACGGCGTCCAAAAGCGGATGAAGTACCTCCGCCACGCCCGCCTCATCGCTTATCGACGTCGCGCTGGCCGCCTTTTTCAGCACCTCAGAGGGGGCGTCCGCCATCGCCACCGCCTTGCCCACCGCTTCGAGCACCGGAATGTCCGAGAAAGAGGCGCCAAAGGCCACCGCTTGGGCGGGGGTAATGTGCAGGGAATCCAGCGCCCGAAAAACGCCTAGACCTTTATTTGTCCCTGCCGGAAGGAGGTGCAGGCCGCGGCCCAGGGTGGGGACTATTTCCGCCACCTCTTTCAATTCTTTCCGCAGGTGGGAGGCTGTTTTTTTGAGATCCGCCTCCGCCACCTTCAGCACGCCCACCATGTTGTGATATTCCTCACCGTTAAGTCCGGTGCGCCACTCCAAAGACACACCCTGTCCCGCCTCCGCCACCGCGTTCTCCACGGCGCGCGTCCCCTCGGGATCAAAAAAGCTCTGGCTCAGCACCTCCCCCTCGGCGTCCAGCACCACCGCGCCGTCGTAACACACGCCCACGGTGGGCAGATCCAGCGCGGCGGCGGCCCGCCGCCACTCGTCCGGGCCAAACTCCGTGGTGAGCACGATGCTCGCCCCCTCCCCCGCCGCGCGGCGCAGGGCCTGCGCATCGCGCTCGTCGATAGTCCCATCGGTGCCCAGCAGGGAGCCCTCGATATTGCACACGATCGCCGCCGGAATCCCGCTGAATTGCGAGGTCACCCGGTGCGGCAACTTGCTCACGATCTGCTTGGACTGCGCGGCCAGGCGGGTCAGGGCCTCGTCCAGGCGCGAGCCCTCGTAGCGCTCCCACCCGCTGCTGGCCAGCTGGGAATACAGCATGGCGGCGCTGTTCTTGGCCTGCTCCATCGAGGTGGCAATGCGATCGCGCCCCTCCTTGGCCCCCTGGGAGACCTCGGCGGCCAACTCATCCATGTTGTTTTTCAACCACACCATCATGGCGGTGCGATCCTCCCCGCCGGAATCCTGGGCGAGTTTTTCCTGCGCGGAATCATAGGCCTCATAAGCCCCGGCCACCAGGTTGCGGCTGACCTCCCTGATCTTCTCGCTCAGCCCGGTGAGGTCCTCGCTGAGCTTGCGGATGCGGTAGCGCTCCTTTTCCACCGCGCTATCCTCCCGCTGGGTCACCTCCGGGGAGGGGGCGCCGCCGCCAAAACGCGCGGGAACCCAAAACTCGTTGGCCGGAAACTCCCCGTAATCGCGCTGATACTGCTCCCAGAGGTTCTCCAGGCCCGCCTGCATCTGCCCGCGCAGTACCTCGGTGTTCTCCTCCGGCGAGCCCTCCGGCTCCCAGGGCTCCAGCACGGAAAGATAAATGGGCGTGCGGCTGCGCCCCAGGTTGCGCTTGCCGCCCTTGGTCCACAGCCGCTGGGAGCCAAAGGACACCAACGGAATCACCGGAACCCCGGCCTCCTGGGCGATGCGCACCGCCCCGGTGCGCAGGTTCTTGATCTCAAAGCTGCGGGAGATGGTGGCCTCCGGGAAGATCCCCACGATCTGCCCCGCCGAAGCCTTGCGCACCGCCTCCTCGAAGGAGGCCGCGCCGTCGATGCGATCCACCGGAATGTGCTCCATGATCCGCATGAGGGCACCCACCCCCGGCTTTTCAAAGATGGTGGACTTGGTCATGTACCGCACCAGGCGTCCGCGCAGGTGAGGCACGTATCCGCCGAGAATAAAGTCCATGTACCCGGAATGGTTCATCACCAACACCGCACCGCCCTTGCGCGGTATCCGATCCCGGCCCTCCACGTGCATTTGGAGGCCCTGGACGGCAATAACAGCGCGCGCCACACGGATGATGCCTCGATAAACCATATCCTTCAGAAACATAAACGGGAGTATAGTTCAGGCCAGCCGCGCGACGCGCGAGGTTTGTGCCGCATGTGCGGCACTTTTTTAGACGTTATGGGCGTTAAGCCAGTTGATCACCTTGTCCATCGCCTCGCCCTTGGCGGGCTCGTTGAACACCTCGTGCATCTGGCCCTCCCAGTACACGATCTCCTTGTCCTGGGAGGCAATGCCGTTGTACCAGTCCTGGGCGAAGTAGCTGGGCACCAGGCCGTCCTTGGTGCCGTGCATGATGAGGGTGGGGGCGGTGAAGCGATCCGCGTTCACCCCGTCATAGAAGCCCGCAAACACCATCTGCTGCACCATGCCCAGGCTCAGCTTCTTGTTCACCAGGGGATCGGTCTCATACTGCGCCGACACCTCGGGATCGGAGGCCACTCCATCCGTGAAGGCGTTGGGCACCTGGATCTGATCGGTGAACGGGGCGGAGGGAACGTGCACGTCCACGCGGCCGGGCAGCACCTGCTGGGCGATCTGCCCGTTGAAGGTAGTCAGCTCCGTCAGCGGCAGGCGCTCGGAGAGGGTGGGGTCCAGCTCGCGCTGCTTCTGGGTGATCTCCTGCGGGGTGATCACCGGGCCCGCCTCGTTGCGCCCGGAGAGGTTGATCGGGGCGCCGCCGCCATTGGTGATGATGCCGGCGACCTCGCCGGGGTACTTGATCCCGTAGAACTGCGCGGCCAGGGCGCCCATCGAGTGCCCGAGCATGAAGGTCTTGACGTTCGGGTTCTCCGCCTTGGCCTTCTGCGTCAGAATGTTCACGTCATCCACCAGGTAGTGGAAGTCATCAATGTGCCCGCGCACCACGGAATTATCGGCCTCGGCGGTCTTGCCGTGGCCCCGGTGATCCAGGCGGTAGACGTTGTAGCCGTCCGCCAGGAGGCGATCGGCCACATAGTCATAGCGGCCGGAGTGCTCGGCCGCGCCGTGCACCACCACCACGTTGCCCTTGGCATTGGGCACGGTCTGGGACTTCCAGTACACCTGGGTGTTCTTGCCGTCCGCGCTGGTGAAGTAGCCCTCGTTCACGGCGGCCTGGGGGGCGGCCGCCACCGGAGCCGCGCCAGGTGCCGGAGCGATAACCTGGGCACCGGCCGCGGCGGGGGTCAGGCCAGCCAGGGCGAGGCTCAGGGCCGAGCCTGCGGCGACAACGCGGAGGGACTTGCGCTGGGAGGTCATGAGTTTCCTCTTTCTTAACGTCTTTTACTCACGGCAGCCTGCGGCGCGGCCCCTCGCGGAAATATCCAGGAATCGCCGCGCCCGGCGTATTGAGGCAAATCATAACCTCCCCCTTATCCCGGATAAATGGTACGGCTAAGAAAACCTTTCAAAAGTCCTGGTTAGCGTTCTTCCGGCACCCCTATCCGGGTGTATTAGAACGCATATTTGTTTCCCATAAAACATATATCCCCCGCCAATAAGCAGGGGATATACCTGGTGAGGGGCTGGGAATTGCCTTAAGCCTCCGGCTTTATTGAGCACACAGGCCCACCAACGCCACAGGCTCCACAGACCCCGCAGGGCCCATCCAACCCTAGCGAGGCTCCAATACCTCCTTGCCCACGAACGGGCGCAGCGCCTCCGGCACCACCACGGAGCCATCGGCCTGCTGGTTATTCTCCAGGATCGCCACCAGCCAGCGGGTGGTGGCCAGCGTGCCGTTAAGCGTGGCGGCCACCTGGGGCTTGCCGTTCTCATCGCGGTACCGGGTGGACAGGCGGCGCGCCTGGAACGTGGTGCAGTTCGAGGTGGAGGTGAGTTCCCGGTAGGTCTGCTGGGTGGGCACCCAGGCCTCGGTGTCGAACTTCCGCGCGGCGGAGGAGCCAAGGTCGCCGCCCGCGACGTCGATAATGCGATACGGCACCTCCACGGCGGAGAGCATCTCCCGCTCCATGTTCAGCAGCGCCTGGTGCTGAGTGGCGGCCTCCTCCGGCTTGCAGTACACAAACATCTCTAGCTTGTCGAACTGATGCACGCGCAGGATTCCCCTGGTGTCCTTGCCGTAGGAACCGGCCTCGCGGCGGAAGCAAGAGGACCACCCGGCGTACTTGATGGGTCCCTGGGAGAGATCAATGATCTCCTCGGAGTGGTAGCCCGCCAGAGCCACCTCGGAGGTGCCCACCAGGTAGAGGTCATCGCGCTCCAGGTAGTAAATCTCCTCGGAGTGCTCGCCCAAAAAGCCGGTGCCGTTCATAATCTCCGGGCGCACCAGCACCGGGGGAATCATCACCTGGAAGCCGGCGTCGCGCGCCTTCTGCGCGGCGAGGGTGAGCATGCCGAGTTGAAGCAGGGCGCCGTCGCCGGTGAGGTAGTAAAAGCGCGAGCCGGAGACCTTGGTGCCACGCTTCATATCAATCAACCCCAGGGACTCGCCCAGATCCAGGTGATCCTTGGGCTCAAAATCGAACTCGTGCGGCTGGCCCACGTGCTCCAGCACCACGTAATCGTCCTCGCCTCCGGCGGGCGCACCCTCCACCACGTTGCCCAGCTTCATCTGAAGCGCCATCACGCGCTCCTCGGCGGACTTCTGTTCCTCCTCCGCCGCCTTCACGCGCTCCTTGAGTTCATTGGAACCCTCCAACAGCGCGGGGCGCTCCTCGGGGCTGGCCTGGCCGATCTTCTTGCCAAAGGCCTTCTGCTCGCTGCGCAACTCATCGGCCTGCTGAATGGCCTGGCGGCGGGATTCATCGGCGGCGAGCAGGGAATCGACCAGCGCGGGATCCTCCCCGCGGGTGACCTGGGAGGCGCGCACTACATCGGGATTATCGCGGAGAAACTTCAGATCAATCACGCGCTCAAGCCTACCGCCCCCGCCGCTTATCGACGTCGCGCGGCGCGGCGTCGATAAGCACTCCTGCCCCGTAGACTCAACCCCATGCCCCACCCAGAGCTTCCCCCGGGCAAGGTGCTCGGCGGCACCGCGCCCAAGCACACGCAACTGCGGGAAATCCTGGAGGAGTTCTGCGCCACCCGGCTTCAACCCGGCGACATGCTGCCCAGCGAGCGCGCCATCGAGCAAACTTACGGCGTTTCCCGCATCACCGTGCGCCGCGCGCTCAGCGATCTGGTGGCCGCCGGGAAACTCCGCCGCGAGCGCGGCCGAGGGACCTTCGTGGCACCCAGCCCGCTCGTCTCCCGGCCCCACCTGGCCTCCTTTTCCTCCGAAATGCGCGCCCAGGACGTGATGGCCTCCTCCCGCATCCTGCTCGCGGAGCGCAGCGCCCCGCCCCCGGAGGTCGCCCGCTGGTTTGGCACCCCGGAGCACCAACCCCACATTCGGCTGCGCCGCCTGCGCCTGGGTAACAACGAGCCCTATGCCATCGACGACGCCTGGTATCACGCCGGGCTCGCCCCCGACCTGCTGGAAACCGACGTATATAACTCCGTGTACACCATCCTGGAGCGGCGCTACGGGCTACGCATTACCGACGCCACCCAAACCATCACCGCCGTGAGCGCCACCACCGGCGCCGCCGTGCTCCTGGACGTCCCGCCCAAAACCGCGTTACTCAGCATCGAGAGGCAATCACGGGCCGGGGAGGCCCGCGTGGAATACTGTTCCTCCGTGTACCGCACGGACCGCTACCGCATGAAGGCCCGCGTGTCCCGTTCCCGAGATGATTACAGTGGGTAACTGTTATGAGCCTCCCTAAAACCTGGCGCACCGCCCTCTCCGTGCGCACCGCCCTGATCGGTGCCCTCACCTCCGCCGTCGGCCTGGTCTCCTTTAACCTGGTCGCCGGGCAGGAGGACGCCCCCCTCCAGGCCTCCCCCAGCGCCACCAGTTCCTCCCATGCGGAGGATGGCACGAGCACCGAGCACCCGGAGGGTGCCGCCAAGAAAAAGGAAGCCCAGCCCTTCACCGCCGCTCAGCCCGGGGCCTGCCTGACCTGGGACGTGGCCGAGGACGGCACCGTGAGCAACTTCGCGGAGGCCCCCTGCGAGGGCGATCACCGCTTTGAGGTCTCCGCCCGCCAGGATCTGGGCGCCTACCCCTCCTCCGAGTTCGGGGACAAGGCCGCCCCGCCGGACGTGACCCGCCAGGCGCAACTGCGCTCCGAACTCTGCCACAACCCCACGCTGCGCTACCTCGACGGCCGCTTCGACCCCTCCGGGCGCTACTCCATCGCCTCCATCCTCCCGCCCGCCGAGGCTTGGGCCGGTGGCGATCGCACCATGCTCTGCGGCCTGCAATCCACCAA of Corynebacterium sp. 21KM1197 contains these proteins:
- a CDS encoding alpha/beta hydrolase, with protein sequence MTSQRKSLRVVAAGSALSLALAGLTPAAAGAQVIAPAPGAAPVAAAPQAAVNEGYFTSADGKNTQVYWKSQTVPNAKGNVVVVHGAAEHSGRYDYVADRLLADGYNVYRLDHRGHGKTAEADNSVVRGHIDDFHYLVDDVNILTQKAKAENPNVKTFMLGHSMGALAAQFYGIKYPGEVAGIITNGGGAPINLSGRNEAGPVITPQEITQKQRELDPTLSERLPLTELTTFNGQIAQQVLPGRVDVHVPSAPFTDQIQVPNAFTDGVASDPEVSAQYETDPLVNKKLSLGMVQQMVFAGFYDGVNADRFTAPTLIMHGTKDGLVPSYFAQDWYNGIASQDKEIVYWEGQMHEVFNEPAKGEAMDKVINWLNAHNV
- the glpK gene encoding glycerol kinase GlpK, whose protein sequence is MSQSKYVAAIDQGTTSTRCIIFDHDGNQVASGQFEHEQIFPQKGWVEHDPIEIWDNTRRAVGSALADSDVASHDITAVGITNQRETTIVWDKNTGEPVYNAIVWQDTRTSDLCVELSGEEGPDRWRKTTGLRINSYPSGPKIKWILDNVEGARERAEAGDLLFGTIDTWLLWNLTGGAEGDEGEPAVHATDVTNASRTLLMDLETLQWDPELCKAMDIPMSMLPEIRPSLGDFRKVRARGSLPGVPIRAVLGDQQAAMFGQGCFRPGDAKNTYGTGLFLLLNTGTTPKWSDNGLITTVCFQIEGERPVYALEGSVSMGGSLVQWLRDNLQIIPNSGQIENLAREVPDNGGVYIVPAFSGLFAPHWRPDARGVIVGLTRFANRKHLARAVLEATAYQTREVADAMVADSGVEITDLRVDGGMTMNELLMQFQADILGTNVVRPKNIETTATGAALAAGISVGYWDSLDVLRQDKDATTVWKPAMDQEQVDALYGEWQRAVKRSLNWEYDAD
- a CDS encoding GntR family transcriptional regulator, which translates into the protein MPHPELPPGKVLGGTAPKHTQLREILEEFCATRLQPGDMLPSERAIEQTYGVSRITVRRALSDLVAAGKLRRERGRGTFVAPSPLVSRPHLASFSSEMRAQDVMASSRILLAERSAPPPEVARWFGTPEHQPHIRLRRLRLGNNEPYAIDDAWYHAGLAPDLLETDVYNSVYTILERRYGLRITDATQTITAVSATTGAAVLLDVPPKTALLSIERQSRAGEARVEYCSSVYRTDRYRMKARVSRSRDDYSG
- a CDS encoding MIP/aquaporin family protein; the encoded protein is MLTATDAFLWEFLGTTLLLLLGNGVCAVNALRTSGGKGTGWVLIAFGWGMAVYVGASVADVSGGHLNPAVTVMLAIKGAVSWSLVPAYVGGQLLGAIFGAVLAWAAFKQLFDANNLDEQGNVTGANKNVGSSVFFTAPAEPNNAWNTVTEFIATSVLLIFIAFGPTGGELGPLTYFGVAFVIVAIGMSLGTPTGYALNPVRDFGPRLAYAFLLPIPGKGDPNWGYAWVPVAGPMLAAVAVGLLAAL
- a CDS encoding glycerol-3-phosphate dehydrogenase/oxidase, with protein sequence MASTSKQTFNPESYENAWRRFGEEEFDVVIIGGGSVGAGAAVDAATRGLKVAVVETRDFAAGTSSRSSKMFHGGLRYLAMFDFRLVAESLRERELNMSTLAPHLVKPLRFIFPLTHRLWERVMMFGGFTLYDLMGGAKSVPMQKHLTRSSVLKRNPGLREDAVVGGVRYYDTQVDDARHTMMVLRTAAEYGAVVRTSTQVTGLDKINGRVVSARLRDTDTGAETTIRGSVFINATGVWNDEIEKMAGTKGKFSVHASKGVHIVVPKNVLEADSALTFVTEKSVLFVMPWGDYWIIGTTDTDWAKTLSKPDPAPTRADIDYILTEVNKRVRRQITHSDIVGVYSGLRPLLEGSSDSTTNLSRNHAVARSVPGLVSVAGGKYTTYRVIGKDAVDLALQDVHKQVSESVTDQTPILGADGYHALANQVPTLAARHGLSEKQIEHLLGRYGSLFEEVLAPAAEDKSLLDTVAAAPGYLNAEVLYAVTHEGALHLEDVLGRRLRVVMEYSHRGLDSAEAVADLIAPVLGWDEDTKAKEIATFRERIEAELAAEKALTDEDANTIVTEAADSRQAIDTSVED
- the serS gene encoding serine--tRNA ligase, encoding MIDLKFLRDNPDVVRASQVTRGEDPALVDSLLAADESRRQAIQQADELRSEQKAFGKKIGQASPEERPALLEGSNELKERVKAAEEEQKSAEERVMALQMKLGNVVEGAPAGGEDDYVVLEHVGQPHEFDFEPKDHLDLGESLGLIDMKRGTKVSGSRFYYLTGDGALLQLGMLTLAAQKARDAGFQVMIPPVLVRPEIMNGTGFLGEHSEEIYYLERDDLYLVGTSEVALAGYHSEEIIDLSQGPIKYAGWSSCFRREAGSYGKDTRGILRVHQFDKLEMFVYCKPEEAATQHQALLNMEREMLSAVEVPYRIIDVAGGDLGSSAARKFDTEAWVPTQQTYRELTSTSNCTTFQARRLSTRYRDENGKPQVAATLNGTLATTRWLVAILENNQQADGSVVVPEALRPFVGKEVLEPR
- a CDS encoding 1-acyl-sn-glycerol-3-phosphate acyltransferase encodes the protein MFLKDMVYRGIIRVARAVIAVQGLQMHVEGRDRIPRKGGAVLVMNHSGYMDFILGGYVPHLRGRLVRYMTKSTIFEKPGVGALMRIMEHIPVDRIDGAASFEEAVRKASAGQIVGIFPEATISRSFEIKNLRTGAVRIAQEAGVPVIPLVSFGSQRLWTKGGKRNLGRSRTPIYLSVLEPWEPEGSPEENTEVLRGQMQAGLENLWEQYQRDYGEFPANEFWVPARFGGGAPSPEVTQREDSAVEKERYRIRKLSEDLTGLSEKIREVSRNLVAGAYEAYDSAQEKLAQDSGGEDRTAMMVWLKNNMDELAAEVSQGAKEGRDRIATSMEQAKNSAAMLYSQLASSGWERYEGSRLDEALTRLAAQSKQIVSKLPHRVTSQFSGIPAAIVCNIEGSLLGTDGTIDERDAQALRRAAGEGASIVLTTEFGPDEWRRAAAALDLPTVGVCYDGAVVLDAEGEVLSQSFFDPEGTRAVENAVAEAGQGVSLEWRTGLNGEEYHNMVGVLKVAEADLKKTASHLRKELKEVAEIVPTLGRGLHLLPAGTNKGLGVFRALDSLHITPAQAVAFGASFSDIPVLEAVGKAVAMADAPSEVLKKAASATSISDEAGVAEVLHPLLDAVAQEAEPEA